In one Thioclava sp. ES.031 genomic region, the following are encoded:
- a CDS encoding alpha-hydroxy acid oxidase — protein sequence MPVITSIADLKRLHKRRTPKMFYDYAESGSYTEQTFRDNTEDFAQIRLNQRIARDMTGRTTTSTMLGQEVAMPVALAPVGLTGMQRADGEIKAAKAAEKFGVPYTLSTMSICSIEDVAENVSQPFWFQIYTLTDDDYNKRVLERARAAGCSALVITVDLQLLGQRHKDLKNGLTAPPKFTPAVLADLATKWRWGIEMLQTKRRFFGNIVGHVDSAADPASLSSWTAEKFDQSLNWDRIKQLMDMWGGKVILKGILSEEDAEMAAATGADAIVVSNHGGRQLDGALSSIRMLPKIVNAVGDKTEVWLDSGIRSGQDVLKALALGAKGVMIGRAYVYGLGAMGEPGVTKALEVIQKELDTSMALCGERRIEDLGRDDLLIPNGFFDTYS from the coding sequence ATGCCCGTCATCACCTCCATCGCCGATCTGAAACGTCTCCATAAGCGCCGCACGCCGAAGATGTTCTACGATTACGCGGAGAGCGGCTCGTACACCGAGCAGACCTTCCGCGATAACACCGAGGACTTCGCGCAGATCCGGCTCAACCAGCGGATCGCGCGGGACATGACGGGGCGCACGACGACATCGACGATGCTGGGTCAGGAGGTCGCGATGCCGGTGGCGCTGGCGCCGGTCGGGCTGACGGGGATGCAGCGCGCCGATGGCGAGATCAAGGCGGCGAAGGCGGCGGAGAAATTCGGCGTGCCCTATACACTGTCGACCATGTCGATCTGCTCGATCGAGGATGTGGCCGAGAATGTCAGCCAGCCCTTCTGGTTCCAGATCTACACGCTGACCGATGACGACTATAACAAGCGCGTGCTGGAGCGGGCACGGGCGGCGGGCTGCTCGGCGCTGGTGATCACTGTCGATCTGCAATTGCTGGGCCAGCGGCACAAGGATCTGAAGAACGGCCTGACCGCGCCGCCGAAATTCACCCCCGCCGTGCTGGCGGATCTCGCGACGAAATGGCGCTGGGGCATCGAGATGCTGCAGACCAAGCGACGCTTCTTCGGAAATATCGTGGGACATGTGGACAGCGCCGCCGATCCCGCCTCGCTGTCATCCTGGACCGCGGAGAAGTTCGACCAGTCGCTGAACTGGGACCGGATCAAGCAGCTCATGGATATGTGGGGCGGCAAGGTGATCCTGAAGGGGATCCTCAGCGAGGAAGACGCCGAGATGGCTGCCGCGACCGGGGCCGATGCGATCGTGGTCTCGAACCACGGCGGGCGTCAGCTGGACGGGGCGCTCAGCTCGATCCGTATGCTGCCGAAGATCGTCAACGCGGTCGGCGACAAGACCGAGGTCTGGCTCGACAGCGGCATCCGCTCGGGTCAGGATGTGCTCAAGGCGCTGGCGCTTGGTGCGAAGGGCGTGATGATCGGGCGCGCCTATGTCTACGGCCTGGGCGCGATGGGCGAGCCGGGCGTGACCAAGGCGCTGGAGGTCATCCAGAAGGAGCTCGACACGTCGATGGCGCTTTGTGGTGAGCGCCGGATCGAGGATCTGGGCCGGGACGATCTGCTGATCCCCAATGGCTTCTTCGACACCTATTCCTGA
- a CDS encoding ZIP family metal transporter, whose translation MGGMVAGVATAAGAIPALLGRSMSQRTADTMLGFAAGVMLSASYFSLILPGIDVAETMFGSVWVAAAIAAIGIAIGASFVAWLNATLPHEHFTTGREGADAAQLARIWLFVIAITIHNFPEGLSIGVAFGAGNENGFSVMTGISLQDIPEGLAVAVALIGQGYTRRKAFFVTAMTGAVEPLGALVGAAAVSVSGALLPWGLTFAAGAMLYIISHEILPETHRNGHQNRATAGLLFGLILMMFLDVTLG comes from the coding sequence ATGGGCGGCATGGTGGCGGGCGTCGCAACGGCTGCCGGGGCGATCCCGGCGCTGCTCGGGCGCTCCATGAGCCAGCGCACCGCCGACACGATGCTGGGCTTCGCGGCGGGCGTGATGCTCTCGGCCTCGTATTTCTCGCTGATCCTGCCCGGCATCGACGTGGCCGAGACCATGTTCGGCTCGGTCTGGGTCGCCGCCGCCATCGCCGCAATCGGCATCGCCATCGGCGCGAGCTTCGTGGCCTGGCTGAACGCGACCCTGCCGCACGAGCATTTCACCACCGGGCGCGAAGGGGCCGATGCGGCGCAACTGGCGCGGATCTGGCTTTTCGTGATTGCGATCACGATCCACAACTTCCCCGAAGGCCTGTCGATCGGCGTGGCGTTCGGCGCGGGCAACGAGAACGGCTTCTCGGTTATGACGGGCATCTCGTTGCAGGACATTCCCGAGGGGTTGGCCGTGGCGGTCGCGCTGATCGGGCAGGGCTACACCCGCCGCAAGGCCTTCTTCGTCACTGCGATGACGGGGGCGGTCGAGCCATTGGGCGCGCTGGTCGGCGCGGCTGCGGTCTCGGTCTCCGGCGCGTTGCTGCCATGGGGGCTGACCTTCGCGGCGGGCGCCATGCTCTACATCATCAGCCACGAGATCCTGCCCGAAACCCACCGCAACGGGCATCAGAACCGCGCGACCGCCGGGCTTCTCTTCGGGCTGATCCTGATGATGTTCCTCGACGTGACGCTTGGCTAA